The Saccopteryx leptura isolate mSacLep1 chromosome 2, mSacLep1_pri_phased_curated, whole genome shotgun sequence genome has a window encoding:
- the LOC136392874 gene encoding lipocalin-1-like, producing the protein MRALFLMVSLVAALQAHDPSVSGEETLDVSGKWYLKAMTSDQEVSRKELEVAHAIALKVLEGGDLEAKTTVVVNGQCREMTLVLQKTKEPGKYVSSGLKDAIHFTQSRVQDHYVLDCEGEIHGEKIRMMKLMGRDPEENREALEDFKNAVEARGFDPEKIVIPTQTEACSLDTA; encoded by the exons ATGAGGGCCCTGTTCCTGATGGTCAGCCTCGTTGCGGCCCTCCAGGCCCACGACCCCTCCGTCTCGGGCGAGGAGACTCTGGAT GTGTCAGGTAAATGGTATTTGAAGGCCATGACCTCAGACCAGGAGGTGTCCAGGAAAGAGCTGGAGGTGGCACATGCCATCGCTCTGAAGGTCCTGGAAGGGGGCGACCTGGAAGCCAAAACCACCGTGGT GGTCAACGGTCAGTGTCGGGAGATGACCCTGGTCCTGCAGAAAACCAAGGAGCCTGGCAAATATGTGTCCT CCGGGCTCAAGGATGCGATCCACTTCACGCAGTCGCGTGTGCAGGACCACTACGTGCTCGACTGCGAGGGCGAAATCCACGGGGAGAAGATCCGCATGATGAAGCTGATGG GAAGGGACCCGGAGGAGAACCGGGAGGCCTTGGAGGATTTTAAGAACGCGGTGGAGGCCAGAGGGTTCGACCCCGAGAAGATCGTCATCCCCACGCAGACTG aAGCCTGCTCTCTAGACACGGCCTAG